A stretch of Vulpes vulpes isolate BD-2025 chromosome 4, VulVul3, whole genome shotgun sequence DNA encodes these proteins:
- the ZSWIM8 gene encoding zinc finger SWIM domain-containing protein 8 isoform X2: MELMFAEWEDGERFSFEDSDRFEEDSLCSFISEAESLCQNWRGWRKQSAGPNSPTGGGGGGGSGGTRMRDGLVIPLVELSAKQVAFHIPFEVVEKVYPPVPEQLQLRIAFWSFPENEEDIRLYSCLANGSADEFQRGDQLFRMRAVKDPLQIGFHLSATVVPPQMVPPKGAYNVAVMFDRCRVTSCSCTCGAGAKWCTHVVALCLFRIHNASAVCLRAPVSESLSRLQRDQLQKFAQYLISELPQQILPTAQRLLDELLSSQSTAINTVCGAPDPTAGPSASDQSTWYLDESTLTDNIKKTLHKFCGPSPVVFSDVNSMYLSSTEPPAAAEWACLLRPLRGREPEGVWNLLSIVREMFKRRDSNAAPLLEILTDQCLTYEQITGWWYSVRTSASHSSASGHTGRSNGQSEVAAHACASMCDEMVTLWRLAVLDPALSPQRRRELCAQLRQWQLKVIENVKRGQHKKTLERLFPGFRPAVEACYFNWEEAYPLPGVTYSGTDRKLALCWARALPPRPGASRPGGLEESRERPRALPSEPAVRPKEPGAKRKGLGEGVPSSQRGPRRLSAEGGDKALHKMGPGGGKAKALGGAGSGGKGSSGGGSKRRLSSEDSSLEPDLAEMSLDDSSLALGAEASTFGGFPESPPPCPPAGGSRGPPTFLPEPPDTYEEDGGVYFSEGPEPPTASAGPRGLLPGEVCTRDDLPSTDESGNGLPKTKEAATAVGEEDDDYQAYYLNAQDGAGGEEEKAEGGAGEEHDLFAGLKPLEQESRMEVLFACAEALHAHGYSSEASRLTVELAQDLLANPPDLKVEPPPAKGKKNKVSTSRQTWVATNTLTKAAFLLTVLSERPEHHNLAFRVGMFALELQRPPASTKALEVKLAYQESEVAALLKKIPLGPSEMSTMRCRAEELREGTLCDYRPVLPLMLASFIFDVLCAPVVSPTGSRPPSRNWNNEMPGDEELGFEAAVAALGMKTTVSEAEHPLLCEGTRREKGDLALALMITYKDDQAKLKKILDKLLDRESQTHKPQTLSSFYSSSRPATASQRSPSKHGGPSAPGALQPLTSGSAGPAQPGSVAGAGPGPTEGFTEKNVPESSPHSPCEGLPSEAALTPRPEGKVPSRLALGSRGGYNGRGWGSPGRPKKKHTGMASIDSSAPETTSDSSPTLSRRPLRGGWAPTSWGRGQDSDSISSSSSDSLGSSSSSGSRRASASGGARAKTVEVGRYKGRRPESHAPHVPNQPSEAAAHFYFELAKTVLIKAGGNSSTSIFTHPSSSGGHQGPHRNLHLCAFEIGLYALGLHNFVSPNWLSRTYSSHVSWITGQAMEIGSAALTILVECWDGHLTPPEVASLADRASRARDSNMVRAAAELALSCLPHAHALNPNEIQRALVQCKEQDNLMLEKACMAVEEAAKGGGVYPEVLFEVAHQWFWLYEQTAGGSSAAREGATSCSASGIRAAGEAGRGLPEGRGGPGTEPVTVAAAAVTAAATVVPVISVGSSLYPGPGLGHGHSPGLHPYTALQPHLPCSPQYLTHPAHPAHPMPHMPRPAVFPVPSSAYPQGVHPAFLGAQYPYSVTPPSLAATAVSFPVPSMAPITVHPYHTEPGLPLPTSVALSSVHPASTFPAIQGASLPALTTQPSPLVSGGFPPPEEETHSQPVNPHSLHHLHAAYRVGMLALEMLGRRAHNDHPNNFSRSPPYTDDVKWLLGLAAKLGDRHGDAAAAEPCSCPQPPACPGLPPTGAALPAGIHAVHPPPLDSPDPCRLRRLCERDPQCPQRLLPDTHGHDAVQRHPAEPQAQQTDQGAVAAGLPRDDHLLPMSLAPLGSYTGTQACGYGGPSHRGSESWLDRSSPLSSLVAQTGSCSWAVAWGQDVSDPRSLGLGETALSGRGHWVASGIYLAFINI; encoded by the exons ATGGAGCTGATGTTCGCGGAATGGGAGGACGGAGAGCGCTTTTCATTCGAAGATTCGGACCGCTTTGAGGAGGATTCGCTCTGTTCCTTCATCTCCGAGGCCGAGAGCCTCTGCCAGAACTGGCGGGGATGGCGCAAACAGTCCGCGGGGCCCAATTCCCCCactggcggcggtggcggcggtggcaGCGGCGGTACCAGAATGCGAG ATGGACTGGTGATCCCATTGGTGGAACTATCAGCAAAGCAGGTGGCATTTCATATCCCATTTGAAGTGGTGGAGAAAGTTTATCCCCCAGTGCCTGAACAGCTACAGCTCCGAATTGCTTTTTGGAGCTTCCCTGAGAATGAAGAGGATATCCG GCTGTATTCCTGCCTGGCCAATGGCAGTGCGGACGAGTTCCAGCGAGGCGATCAGCTGTTCCGCATGAGGGCTGTGAAAGACCCACTGCAGATAG GGTTCCACCTGAGTGCTACAGTGGTGCCACCTCAGATGGTCCCCCCCAAAGGGGCCTACAACGTGGCTGTGATGTTTGACCGCTGCCGGGTCACTTCCTGCAGCTGCACCTGTGGGGCTGGGGCCAAATGGTGCACTCACGTCGTGGCACTCTGTCTCTTCCGCATCCACAAC GCTTCTGCAGTCTGCCTGCGTGCCCCAGTCTCAGAGTCCCTGTCTCGGCTGCAGAGGGACCAGCTACAGAAGTTTGCCCAGTACCTCATCAGTGAACTCCCTCAGCAG ATCCTCCCCACAGCCCAGCGTCTTCTGGATGAACTCCTCTCTTCGCAGTCCACGGCCATCAACACTGTGTGTGGAGCCCCCG ACCCCACAGCAGGGCCCTCCGCCTCTGACCAGAGTACTTGGTATTTGGATGAATCCACACTCACTGACAACATCAAGAAGACATTGCACAAGTTCTGTGGACCCTCGCCTGTGGTCTTCAG TGACGTGAACTCCATGTATCTGTCTTCCACGGAACCTCCGGCTGCTGCCGAGTGGGCCTGTCTGCTGCGCCCTCTGAGGGGCCGCGAGCCAGAGGGGGTCTGGAACCTACTTAGCATCGTGCGGGAGATGTTCAAACGGAGGGACAGTAATGCTGCTCCCTTGTTGGAGATCCTCACTGACCAGTGCCTCACCTATGAACAG ATAACGGGTTGGTGGTACAGCGTGCGTACCTCAGCCTCACACAGCAGCGCCAGTGGGCACACGGGCCGCAGCAATGGGCAGTCGGAGGTGGCCGCCCATGCGTGTGCCAGCATGTGTGACGAGATGGTCACCCTGTGGAGGCTAGCTGTTCTGGACCCTGCACTCAGTCCCCAGCG TCGCCGGGAACTGTGTGCACAGCTACGCCAGTGGCAGCTGAAGGTGATTGAGAATGTGAAGCGGGGACAGCACAAAAAGACCCTGGAGCGGCTCTTCCCTGGCTTCCGGCCAGCAGTGGAGGCCTGCTACTTCAACTGGGAAGAGGCCTACCCACTTCCTGGTGTCACCTACAGCGGCACTGACCGGAAGTTGGCGCTGTGCTGGGCCCGGGCCCTGCCGCCTCGGCCAGGTGCCTCCCGCCCTGGAGGCCTGGAGGAATCCCGGGAGCGGCCCCGAGCTCTCCCTTCTGAGCCGGCTGTGCGGCCCAAGGAGCCGGGGGCCAAGCGCAAGGGATTGGGTGAGGGGGTCCCCTCGTCGCAGCGGGGTCCCCGCCGCCTTTCTGCGGAGGGGGGAGATAAGGCCCTGCATAAGATGGGCCCAGGTGGGGGCAAAGCCAAGGCACTGGGTGGGGCTGGCAGTGGGGGCAAGGGGTCATCAGGCGGCGGCAGCAAGCGACGGCTGAGCAGTGAAGACAGCTCCCTGGAGCCAGATCTGGCCGAGATGAGCCTGGATGACAGCAGCCTGGCCCTGGGTGCAGAGGCCAGCACCTTTGGTGGATTCCCTGAGAGCCCGCCACCCTGCCCTCCTGCTGGTGGCTCCCGAGGtccacccaccttccttcctgAGCCCCCAGATACTTACGAAGAAGATGGTGGTGTGTACTTCTCGGAAGGGCCTGAGCCGCCCACAGCCTCTGCTGGCCCCCGTGGCCTCTTGCCTGGGGAGGTCTGTACCCGGGATGACCTCCCTTCCACAGATGAGAGTGGCAATGGGCTCCCCAAAACCAAAGAGGCAGCCACTGCAGTCGGAGAGGAGGATGATGACTACCAGGCATATTATCTGAATGCccaggatggggctgggggcGAGGAAGAGAAGGCcgagggcggggccggggaggagcACGACCTGTTTGCCGGGCTGAAGCCACTGGAACAGGAGAGCCGCATGGAG GTGTTGTTTGCCTGTGCTGAGGCCCTGCATGCGCATGGCTACAGCAGTGAGGCCTCCCGCCTCACCGTGGAGCTTGCCCAGGACCTGCTAGCCAACCCACCCGACCTCAAGGTAGAGCCGCCCCCTGCCAAG GGCAAGAAGAACAAGGTATCTACGAGCCGTCAGACCTGGGTGGCCACCAACACCCTGACCAAGGCAGCCTTCCTATTAACAGTGCTAAGTGAACGTCCAGAGCACCACAACCTGGCCTTCCGAGTTGGCATGTTTGCCTTGGAGCTACAGCGGCCCCCAGCTTCTACCAAGGCTTTGGAG GTGAAGCTGGCATACCAGGAGTCTGAGGTGGCTGCCCTGCTCAAGAAGATTCCTCTGGGTCCAAGTGAGATGAGTACCATGCGGTGCCGGGCAGAGGAGCTTCGGGAGGGGACGCTCTGTGACTATCGGCCTGTTTTGCCTCTCATGTTGGCCAGTTTCATCTTTGACGTTCTCTGTGCTCCAG TGGTTTCTCCCACGGGTTCCCGGCCTCCAAGTCGTAACTGGAACAACGAGATGCCTGGGGAtgaggagctgggatttgaagcaGCAGTTGCTGCCTTAG GTATGAAAACAACAGTGAGTGAGGCAGAGCATCCCCTCCTGTGTGAAGGCACACGTCGGGAGAAGGGTGACCTGGCACTGGCTCTAATGATCACTTACAAGGATGACCAAGCCAAGCTTAAAAAG ATCTTAGACAAACTCTTGGACCGAGAGAGCCAGACGCATAAGCCCCAAACACTGAGTTCGTTCTACTCATCCAGCCGCCCAGCCACAGCCAGCCAGAGGTCTCCTTCAAAGCATGGGGGCCCATCTGCCCCAGGGGCCCTGCAACCACTGACCTCGGGCTCTGCAGGGCCTGCTCAGCCAGGGAGTgtggcaggggctgggccaggccccacTGAGGGCTTCACAGAGAAGAATGTGCCTG AAAGTTCCCCACATTCTCCCTGTGAGGGTCTCCCATCTGAGGCAGCCTTGACCCCAAGGCCAGAAGGGAAGGTTCCCAGCCGCCTGGCACTTGGCAGTCGTGGAGGCTACAATGGACGGGGCTGGGGCTCCCCAGGGCGGCCTAAGAAGAAACACACAG GCATGGCCAGCATTGACAGCAGTGCCCCTGAAACGACGTCGGACAGCTCCCCCACCTTAAGCCGGAGGCCACTTCGAGGGGGCTGGGCCCCCACCTCCTGGGGCCGAGGACAGGACAGTGACAGCATTAGCAGTTCTTCCTCGGACTCCCTGGGCTCCTCGTCCTCCAGTGGAAGTCGCCGGGCCAGTGCCAGTGGAGGGGCCCGGGCAAAGACCGTTGAGGTTGGCAG GTACAAGGGCCGCCGTCCCGAGAGTCATGCCCCCCATGTACCCAATCAGCCATCAGAGGCAGCTGCACACTTCTACTTCGAGTTGGCGAAGACGGTGCTGATCAAGGCAGGGGGCAACAGCAGCACTTCAATTTTCACACATCCATCTTCCTCAGGGGGCCACCAGGGTCCTCACCGCAACCTGCACCTTTGCGCCTTCGAGATTGGGCTTTATGCCCTTGGCCTGCACAACTTTGTTTCTCCCAACTGGCTCTCACGTACTTATTCTTCCCACGTTTCCTGGATTACAG GTCAGGCAATGGAGATTGGCAGTGCAGCTCTGACTATACTGGTAGAGTGCTGGGATGGACACCTGACACCCCCTGAGGTTGCATCCCTGGCTGACAGGGCATCACGGGCACGAGACTCCAATATGGTGAGGGCAGCGGCGGAGCTAGCCCTCAGCTGCCTGCCTCATGCCCATGCATTGAACCCTAATGAGATCCAGCGGGCCCTGGTGCAGTGCAAGGAGCAG GATAACCTGATGTTGGAGAAGGCCTGCATGGCAGTGGAAGAGGCAGCAAAGGGTGGGGGTGTATACCCCGAAGTGTTGTTTGAGGTTGCTCACCAGTGGTTCTGGCTATATGAGCAAACAGCAGGTGGCTCATCCGCAGCCCGTGAAGGGGCTACAAGCTGTAGTGCCAGTGGGATCAGGGCAGCTGGGGAGGCTGGGCGGGGGCTGCCTGAGGGCAGGGGGGGCCCAGGGACTGAGCCGGTtacagtggcagcagcagcagtgacaGCAGCAGCCACAGTGGTGCCAGTCATCTCAGTGGGGTCCAGTCTATATCCAGGTCCAGGACTGGGGCATGGTCATTCCCCTGGCCTGCACCCCTACACTGCTCTACAGCCccacctgccctgcagccctcAATACCTCACCCACCCAGCACACCCTGCCCACCCAATGCCTCATATGCCCCGGCCTGCCGTCTTCCCTGTGCCCAGCTCTGCATACCCACAG GGTGTGCATCCTGCCTTCTTGGGGGCTCAGTACCCTTACTCAGTGACTCCCCCCTCACTTGCTGCCACTGCTGTGTCTTTCCCTGTCCCTTCCATGGCACCCATCACAGTACATCCCTACCACACAGAGCCAGGGCTCCCACTGCCCACCAGTGTGGCCT TGAGCAGTGTCCATCCAGCATCCACGTTTCCAGCCATCCAGGGTGCCTCGTTGCCTGCCCTGACTACACAGCCCAGCCCTCTGGTGAGCGGGGGGTTTCCACCACCCGAGGAGGAGACACACAGTCAGCCTGTCAACCCACACAGCCTGCACCACCTGCACGCTGCCTACCGTGTTG GAATGCTGGCACTGGAGATGCTGGGTCGCAGAGCACACAATGATCACCCCAACAACTTCTCCCGCTCCCCCCCCTACACTGATGATGTCAAATGGTTGCTGGGGCTGGCAGCAAAGCTGG GAGATCGTCATGGAGACGCTGCAGCGGCTGAGCCCTGCTCATGCCCACAACCACCTGCGTGCCCCGGCCTTCCACCAACTGGTGCAGCGCTGCCAGCAGGCATACATGCAG TACATCCACCACCGCTTGATTCACCTGACCCCTGCCGACTACGACGACTTTGTGAACGCGATCCGCAGTGCCCGCAGCGCCTTCTGCCTGACACCCATGGGCATGATGCAGTTCAACGACATCCTGCAGAACCTCAAGCGCAGCAAACAGACCAAGGAGCTGTGGCAGCGGGTCTCCCTCGAGATGACCACCTTCTCCCCATGAGTCTGGCCCCTCTAGGGTCCTATACAGGGACACAGGCCTGTGGCTATGGGGGCCCCTCACACAGAGGGAGTGAATCTTGGCTGGACAGATCCTCCCCACTCAGTTCTCTGGTAGCCCAGACTGGCAGCTGCTCTTGGGCTGTAGCTTGGGGCCAAGATGTCTCAGACCCTAGAAGCCTAGGGTTGGGGGAGACAGCCCTGTCTGGGAGGGGGCATTGGGTGGCCTCTGGTATTTATTtggcatttataaatatataa
- the ZSWIM8 gene encoding zinc finger SWIM domain-containing protein 8 isoform X4: MELMFAEWEDGERFSFEDSDRFEEDSLCSFISEAESLCQNWRGWRKQSAGPNSPTGGGGGGGSGGTRMRDGLVIPLVELSAKQVAFHIPFEVVEKVYPPVPEQLQLRIAFWSFPENEEDIRLYSCLANGSADEFQRGDQLFRMRAVKDPLQIGFHLSATVVPPQMVPPKGAYNVAVMFDRCRVTSCSCTCGAGAKWCTHVVALCLFRIHNASAVCLRAPVSESLSRLQRDQLQKFAQYLISELPQQILPTAQRLLDELLSSQSTAINTVCGAPDPTAGPSASDQSTWYLDESTLTDNIKKTLHKFCGPSPVVFSDVNSMYLSSTEPPAAAEWACLLRPLRGREPEGVWNLLSIVREMFKRRDSNAAPLLEILTDQCLTYEQITGWWYSVRTSASHSSASGHTGRSNGQSEVAAHACASMCDEMVTLWRLAVLDPALSPQRRRELCAQLRQWQLKVIENVKRGQHKKTLERLFPGFRPAVEACYFNWEEAYPLPGVTYSGTDRKLALCWARALPPRPGASRPGGLEESRERPRALPSEPAVRPKEPGAKRKGLGEGVPSSQRGPRRLSAEGGDKALHKMGPGGGKAKALGGAGSGGKGSSGGGSKRRLSSEDSSLEPDLAEMSLDDSSLALGAEASTFGGFPESPPPCPPAGGSRGPPTFLPEPPDTYEEDGGVYFSEGPEPPTASAGPRGLLPGEVCTRDDLPSTDESGNGLPKTKEAATAVGEEDDDYQAYYLNAQDGAGGEEEKAEGGAGEEHDLFAGLKPLEQESRMEVLFACAEALHAHGYSSEASRLTVELAQDLLANPPDLKVEPPPAKGKKNKVSTSRQTWVATNTLTKAAFLLTVLSERPEHHNLAFRVGMFALELQRPPASTKALEVKLAYQESEVAALLKKIPLGPSEMSTMRCRAEELREGTLCDYRPVLPLMLASFIFDVLCAPVVSPTGSRPPSRNWNNEMPGDEELGFEAAVAALGMKTTVSEAEHPLLCEGTRREKGDLALALMITYKDDQAKLKKILDKLLDRESQTHKPQTLSSFYSSSRPATASQRSPSKHGGPSAPGALQPLTSGSAGPAQPGSVAGAGPGPTEGFTEKNVPESSPHSPCEGLPSEAALTPRPEGKVPSRLALGSRGGYNGRGWGSPGRPKKKHTGMASIDSSAPETTSDSSPTLSRRPLRGGWAPTSWGRGQDSDSISSSSSDSLGSSSSSGSRRASASGGARAKTVEVGRYKGRRPESHAPHVPNQPSEAAAHFYFELAKTVLIKAGGNSSTSIFTHPSSSGGHQGPHRNLHLCAFEIGLYALGLHNFVSPNWLSRTYSSHVSWITGQAMEIGSAALTILVECWDGHLTPPEVASLADRASRARDSNMVRAAAELALSCLPHAHALNPNEIQRALVQCKEQDNLMLEKACMAVEEAAKGGGVYPEVLFEVAHQWFWLYEQTAGGSSAAREGATSCSASGIRAAGEAGRGLPEGRGGPGTEPVTVAAAAVTAAATVVPVISVGSSLYPGPGLGHGHSPGLHPYTALQPHLPCSPQYLTHPAHPAHPMPHMPRPAVFPVPSSAYPQGVHPAFLGAQYPYSVTPPSLAATAVSFPVPSMAPITVHPYHTEPGLPLPTSVALSSVHPASTFPAIQGASLPALTTQPSPLVSGGFPPPEEETHSQPVNPHSLHHLHAAYRVGMLALEMLGRRAHNDHPNNFSRSPPYTDDVKWLLGLAAKLGVNYVHQFCVGAAKGVLSPFVLQEIVMETLQRLSPAHAHNHLRAPAFHQLVQRCQQAYMQYIHHRLIHLTPADYDDFVNAIRSARSAFCLTPMGMMQFNDILQNLKRSKQTKELWQRVSLEMTTFSP; encoded by the exons ATGGAGCTGATGTTCGCGGAATGGGAGGACGGAGAGCGCTTTTCATTCGAAGATTCGGACCGCTTTGAGGAGGATTCGCTCTGTTCCTTCATCTCCGAGGCCGAGAGCCTCTGCCAGAACTGGCGGGGATGGCGCAAACAGTCCGCGGGGCCCAATTCCCCCactggcggcggtggcggcggtggcaGCGGCGGTACCAGAATGCGAG ATGGACTGGTGATCCCATTGGTGGAACTATCAGCAAAGCAGGTGGCATTTCATATCCCATTTGAAGTGGTGGAGAAAGTTTATCCCCCAGTGCCTGAACAGCTACAGCTCCGAATTGCTTTTTGGAGCTTCCCTGAGAATGAAGAGGATATCCG GCTGTATTCCTGCCTGGCCAATGGCAGTGCGGACGAGTTCCAGCGAGGCGATCAGCTGTTCCGCATGAGGGCTGTGAAAGACCCACTGCAGATAG GGTTCCACCTGAGTGCTACAGTGGTGCCACCTCAGATGGTCCCCCCCAAAGGGGCCTACAACGTGGCTGTGATGTTTGACCGCTGCCGGGTCACTTCCTGCAGCTGCACCTGTGGGGCTGGGGCCAAATGGTGCACTCACGTCGTGGCACTCTGTCTCTTCCGCATCCACAAC GCTTCTGCAGTCTGCCTGCGTGCCCCAGTCTCAGAGTCCCTGTCTCGGCTGCAGAGGGACCAGCTACAGAAGTTTGCCCAGTACCTCATCAGTGAACTCCCTCAGCAG ATCCTCCCCACAGCCCAGCGTCTTCTGGATGAACTCCTCTCTTCGCAGTCCACGGCCATCAACACTGTGTGTGGAGCCCCCG ACCCCACAGCAGGGCCCTCCGCCTCTGACCAGAGTACTTGGTATTTGGATGAATCCACACTCACTGACAACATCAAGAAGACATTGCACAAGTTCTGTGGACCCTCGCCTGTGGTCTTCAG TGACGTGAACTCCATGTATCTGTCTTCCACGGAACCTCCGGCTGCTGCCGAGTGGGCCTGTCTGCTGCGCCCTCTGAGGGGCCGCGAGCCAGAGGGGGTCTGGAACCTACTTAGCATCGTGCGGGAGATGTTCAAACGGAGGGACAGTAATGCTGCTCCCTTGTTGGAGATCCTCACTGACCAGTGCCTCACCTATGAACAG ATAACGGGTTGGTGGTACAGCGTGCGTACCTCAGCCTCACACAGCAGCGCCAGTGGGCACACGGGCCGCAGCAATGGGCAGTCGGAGGTGGCCGCCCATGCGTGTGCCAGCATGTGTGACGAGATGGTCACCCTGTGGAGGCTAGCTGTTCTGGACCCTGCACTCAGTCCCCAGCG TCGCCGGGAACTGTGTGCACAGCTACGCCAGTGGCAGCTGAAGGTGATTGAGAATGTGAAGCGGGGACAGCACAAAAAGACCCTGGAGCGGCTCTTCCCTGGCTTCCGGCCAGCAGTGGAGGCCTGCTACTTCAACTGGGAAGAGGCCTACCCACTTCCTGGTGTCACCTACAGCGGCACTGACCGGAAGTTGGCGCTGTGCTGGGCCCGGGCCCTGCCGCCTCGGCCAGGTGCCTCCCGCCCTGGAGGCCTGGAGGAATCCCGGGAGCGGCCCCGAGCTCTCCCTTCTGAGCCGGCTGTGCGGCCCAAGGAGCCGGGGGCCAAGCGCAAGGGATTGGGTGAGGGGGTCCCCTCGTCGCAGCGGGGTCCCCGCCGCCTTTCTGCGGAGGGGGGAGATAAGGCCCTGCATAAGATGGGCCCAGGTGGGGGCAAAGCCAAGGCACTGGGTGGGGCTGGCAGTGGGGGCAAGGGGTCATCAGGCGGCGGCAGCAAGCGACGGCTGAGCAGTGAAGACAGCTCCCTGGAGCCAGATCTGGCCGAGATGAGCCTGGATGACAGCAGCCTGGCCCTGGGTGCAGAGGCCAGCACCTTTGGTGGATTCCCTGAGAGCCCGCCACCCTGCCCTCCTGCTGGTGGCTCCCGAGGtccacccaccttccttcctgAGCCCCCAGATACTTACGAAGAAGATGGTGGTGTGTACTTCTCGGAAGGGCCTGAGCCGCCCACAGCCTCTGCTGGCCCCCGTGGCCTCTTGCCTGGGGAGGTCTGTACCCGGGATGACCTCCCTTCCACAGATGAGAGTGGCAATGGGCTCCCCAAAACCAAAGAGGCAGCCACTGCAGTCGGAGAGGAGGATGATGACTACCAGGCATATTATCTGAATGCccaggatggggctgggggcGAGGAAGAGAAGGCcgagggcggggccggggaggagcACGACCTGTTTGCCGGGCTGAAGCCACTGGAACAGGAGAGCCGCATGGAG GTGTTGTTTGCCTGTGCTGAGGCCCTGCATGCGCATGGCTACAGCAGTGAGGCCTCCCGCCTCACCGTGGAGCTTGCCCAGGACCTGCTAGCCAACCCACCCGACCTCAAGGTAGAGCCGCCCCCTGCCAAG GGCAAGAAGAACAAGGTATCTACGAGCCGTCAGACCTGGGTGGCCACCAACACCCTGACCAAGGCAGCCTTCCTATTAACAGTGCTAAGTGAACGTCCAGAGCACCACAACCTGGCCTTCCGAGTTGGCATGTTTGCCTTGGAGCTACAGCGGCCCCCAGCTTCTACCAAGGCTTTGGAG GTGAAGCTGGCATACCAGGAGTCTGAGGTGGCTGCCCTGCTCAAGAAGATTCCTCTGGGTCCAAGTGAGATGAGTACCATGCGGTGCCGGGCAGAGGAGCTTCGGGAGGGGACGCTCTGTGACTATCGGCCTGTTTTGCCTCTCATGTTGGCCAGTTTCATCTTTGACGTTCTCTGTGCTCCAG TGGTTTCTCCCACGGGTTCCCGGCCTCCAAGTCGTAACTGGAACAACGAGATGCCTGGGGAtgaggagctgggatttgaagcaGCAGTTGCTGCCTTAG GTATGAAAACAACAGTGAGTGAGGCAGAGCATCCCCTCCTGTGTGAAGGCACACGTCGGGAGAAGGGTGACCTGGCACTGGCTCTAATGATCACTTACAAGGATGACCAAGCCAAGCTTAAAAAG ATCTTAGACAAACTCTTGGACCGAGAGAGCCAGACGCATAAGCCCCAAACACTGAGTTCGTTCTACTCATCCAGCCGCCCAGCCACAGCCAGCCAGAGGTCTCCTTCAAAGCATGGGGGCCCATCTGCCCCAGGGGCCCTGCAACCACTGACCTCGGGCTCTGCAGGGCCTGCTCAGCCAGGGAGTgtggcaggggctgggccaggccccacTGAGGGCTTCACAGAGAAGAATGTGCCTG AAAGTTCCCCACATTCTCCCTGTGAGGGTCTCCCATCTGAGGCAGCCTTGACCCCAAGGCCAGAAGGGAAGGTTCCCAGCCGCCTGGCACTTGGCAGTCGTGGAGGCTACAATGGACGGGGCTGGGGCTCCCCAGGGCGGCCTAAGAAGAAACACACAG GCATGGCCAGCATTGACAGCAGTGCCCCTGAAACGACGTCGGACAGCTCCCCCACCTTAAGCCGGAGGCCACTTCGAGGGGGCTGGGCCCCCACCTCCTGGGGCCGAGGACAGGACAGTGACAGCATTAGCAGTTCTTCCTCGGACTCCCTGGGCTCCTCGTCCTCCAGTGGAAGTCGCCGGGCCAGTGCCAGTGGAGGGGCCCGGGCAAAGACCGTTGAGGTTGGCAG GTACAAGGGCCGCCGTCCCGAGAGTCATGCCCCCCATGTACCCAATCAGCCATCAGAGGCAGCTGCACACTTCTACTTCGAGTTGGCGAAGACGGTGCTGATCAAGGCAGGGGGCAACAGCAGCACTTCAATTTTCACACATCCATCTTCCTCAGGGGGCCACCAGGGTCCTCACCGCAACCTGCACCTTTGCGCCTTCGAGATTGGGCTTTATGCCCTTGGCCTGCACAACTTTGTTTCTCCCAACTGGCTCTCACGTACTTATTCTTCCCACGTTTCCTGGATTACAG GTCAGGCAATGGAGATTGGCAGTGCAGCTCTGACTATACTGGTAGAGTGCTGGGATGGACACCTGACACCCCCTGAGGTTGCATCCCTGGCTGACAGGGCATCACGGGCACGAGACTCCAATATGGTGAGGGCAGCGGCGGAGCTAGCCCTCAGCTGCCTGCCTCATGCCCATGCATTGAACCCTAATGAGATCCAGCGGGCCCTGGTGCAGTGCAAGGAGCAG GATAACCTGATGTTGGAGAAGGCCTGCATGGCAGTGGAAGAGGCAGCAAAGGGTGGGGGTGTATACCCCGAAGTGTTGTTTGAGGTTGCTCACCAGTGGTTCTGGCTATATGAGCAAACAGCAGGTGGCTCATCCGCAGCCCGTGAAGGGGCTACAAGCTGTAGTGCCAGTGGGATCAGGGCAGCTGGGGAGGCTGGGCGGGGGCTGCCTGAGGGCAGGGGGGGCCCAGGGACTGAGCCGGTtacagtggcagcagcagcagtgacaGCAGCAGCCACAGTGGTGCCAGTCATCTCAGTGGGGTCCAGTCTATATCCAGGTCCAGGACTGGGGCATGGTCATTCCCCTGGCCTGCACCCCTACACTGCTCTACAGCCccacctgccctgcagccctcAATACCTCACCCACCCAGCACACCCTGCCCACCCAATGCCTCATATGCCCCGGCCTGCCGTCTTCCCTGTGCCCAGCTCTGCATACCCACAG GGTGTGCATCCTGCCTTCTTGGGGGCTCAGTACCCTTACTCAGTGACTCCCCCCTCACTTGCTGCCACTGCTGTGTCTTTCCCTGTCCCTTCCATGGCACCCATCACAGTACATCCCTACCACACAGAGCCAGGGCTCCCACTGCCCACCAGTGTGGCCT TGAGCAGTGTCCATCCAGCATCCACGTTTCCAGCCATCCAGGGTGCCTCGTTGCCTGCCCTGACTACACAGCCCAGCCCTCTGGTGAGCGGGGGGTTTCCACCACCCGAGGAGGAGACACACAGTCAGCCTGTCAACCCACACAGCCTGCACCACCTGCACGCTGCCTACCGTGTTG GAATGCTGGCACTGGAGATGCTGGGTCGCAGAGCACACAATGATCACCCCAACAACTTCTCCCGCTCCCCCCCCTACACTGATGATGTCAAATGGTTGCTGGGGCTGGCAGCAAAGCTGG gagtGAACTACGTGCACCAGTTCTGTGTGGGGGCAGCCAAGGGGGTGCTGAGCCCGTTTGTGCTGCAGGAGATCGTCATGGAGACGCTGCAGCGGCTGAGCCCTGCTCATGCCCACAACCACCTGCGTGCCCCGGCCTTCCACCAACTGGTGCAGCGCTGCCAGCAGGCATACATGCAG TACATCCACCACCGCTTGATTCACCTGACCCCTGCCGACTACGACGACTTTGTGAACGCGATCCGCAGTGCCCGCAGCGCCTTCTGCCTGACACCCATGGGCATGATGCAGTTCAACGACATCCTGCAGAACCTCAAGCGCAGCAAACAGACCAAGGAGCTGTGGCAGCGGGTCTCCCTCGAGATGACCACCTTCTCCCCATGA